One region of Triticum aestivum cultivar Chinese Spring chromosome 6B, IWGSC CS RefSeq v2.1, whole genome shotgun sequence genomic DNA includes:
- the LOC123133763 gene encoding uncharacterized protein isoform X1 gives MCERRILMFIAEVLFFIGAMWNTAGERKPAEDTSAGEECYVLPTGVFATASALSLIVVGFGIGSYFLLGASAPPREQQPEIALGQPPPYFQAQPQPQPHGGYPAGATWQTRV, from the coding sequence ATGTGCGAACGAAGGATCCTGATGTTCATCGCGGAGGTGCTGTTTTTCATCGGCGCGATGTGGAACACGGCCGGGGAGCGGAAGCCGGCTGAAGACACCAGCGCCGGCGAGGAGTGCTACGTGCTGCCAACTGGGGTGTTCGCCACCGCGTCCGCGCTGTCCCTCATCGTCGTCGGCTTCGGCATCGGCTCCTACTTCCTGCTCGGAGCGTCGGCGCCGCCACGGGAGCAGCAGCCGGAGATCGCCCTGGGGCAGCCGCCGCCCTACTTCCAGgcccagccccagccccagccccacGGCGGCTATCCGGCCGGTGCCACCTGGCAGACACGCGTATGA
- the LOC123133763 gene encoding uncharacterized protein isoform X2, with amino-acid sequence MGKKAAAVICGTASFLGLLAAILGFVGESTNSESFAGYDGVRCVYRSTAARGCGVAATLFLLAAQVLLTAATGCCGCCRPETRKIPSETKRVFAVAMSILSWYDALPSLSL; translated from the exons ATGGGGAAGAAGGCCGCCGCCGTGATCTGCGGGACGGCGAGCTTCCTAGGCCTCCTCGCGGCCATCCTAGGATTCGTTGGCGAGAGCACCAACTCCGAG TCGTTTGCTGGGTACGACGGGGTGAGGTGCGTGTACCGGAGCACGGCGGCGCGGGGTTGCGGCGTCGCGGCCACGCTGTTCCTCCTGGCGGCGCAGGTCCTCCTCACCGCCGCCACCGGCTGCTGCGGCTGTTGCCGGCCAGAGACGCGGAAGATCCCGTCCGAGACCAAGCGCGTCTTCGCCGTCGCCATGTCCATCCTCTCATGGTACGACGCattaccctctctctctctctaa